From Polyodon spathula isolate WHYD16114869_AA chromosome 24, ASM1765450v1, whole genome shotgun sequence, one genomic window encodes:
- the LOC121298567 gene encoding zinc finger protein 771-like, with the protein MRCYQTKASPGGCVKPELKPNAQQGVSVTQGSVLEGVRIQEEIPDPEPDPVGEEGSEPGPFRVAEGWHSVAGTGSEPRSEQGSDRSQEKRDEPAGEISTLEDLPVRKDPSGEEATSNDVDYRAGEQGGYRAGEQGEEEEVGEGLEGEEEGGTGTGEKGGLGAGEGIGVMVGEDGGGLEGEKEYVQDISELGCIIVKEEAVSEEEEEGRGEGKKEKKRVPYTGVKPHRCPDCGKDFHKPHHLKSHRRVHTGERPYPCPVCGRAFRQSGDLRSHQRTHTGERPYRCPQCGKGFVQCGYLRRHARLHTGEKPYLCPQCGKGFRDSGDLSKHRATHSGERPHGCPQCAARFGRVSSLRTHLRIHSGERPYLCQRCPRSFNQLAHLHRHQRQHT; encoded by the exons ATGCGTTGTTATCAAACAAAAGCGAGCCCCGGAGGGTGTGTTAAACCAGAGCTCAAACCCAACGCGCAGCAGGGAGTATCGG tgacACAGGGCTCGGTATTGGAAGGGGTCCGCATTCAAGAGGAGATCCCGGATCCAGAACCTGACCCAGTCGGAGAGGAGGGATCGGAACCGGGACCTTTCCGCGTTGCAGAGGGATGGCATTCCGTCGCTGGGACGGGATCTGAACCACGATCGGAACAGGGATCTGACCGCTCGCAGGAGAAGAGAGATGAGCCTGCCGGGGAAATCTCCACTCTGGAAGACCTGCCCGTTAGGAAGGACCCCAGTGGAGAGGAGGCGACCAGCAACGATGTGGATTACAGGGCAGGAGAACAAGGGGGGTACAGGGCAGGAGAacaaggggaggaggaggaggtaggGGAAGGGTtggagggggaggaagagggagggACAGGAACAGGGGAGAAGGGAGGGTTAGGGGCAGGAGAAGGGATTGGGGTAATGGTAGGGGAGGACGGTGGAGGGTTAGAAGGGGAAAAAGAGTACGTGCAAGACATCTCCGAGCTGGGCTGCATCATTGTCAAAGAGGAGGCTGTGtcagaggaggaagaagagggaCGAGGAGAGGGGAAAAAGGAGAAGAAACGTGTGCCGTACACGGGCGTCAAGCCTCACCGCTGCCCGGACTGCGGTAAGGACTTCCACAAGCCGCACCACCTGAAGTCCCACCGGCGCGTGCACACTGGCGAGCGCCCGTACCCCTGCCCGGTCTGCGGGAGAGCCTTCCGCCAGTCAGGGGACCTGCGATCCCACCAGCGCACCCACACCGGGGAGAGGCCCTACCGCTGCCCCCAGTGCGGCAAGGGCTTCGTGCAGTGCGGGTACCTGCGACGCCACGCCCGCCTGCATACGGGCGAGAAGCCCTACCTGTGCCCCCAGTGCGGGAAGGGCTTCAGAGACTCGGGCGACCTGAGCAAGCACAGGGCCACGCACTCCGGGGAGAGGCCTCACGGCTGCCCCCAGTGCGCGGCGCGCTTCGGCAGGGTGAGCAGCCTGAGGACTCACCTGAGGATACACAGCGGGGAGAGGCCTTACCTGTGCCAGCGCTGCCCCCGCAGCTTCAACCAGCTGGCTCACCTGCACCGCCACCAGAGACAGCACACCTGA
- the LOC121299009 gene encoding zinc finger protein 883-like produces the protein MSLSEAEEGLVMDTVPSEEEEEDEDEDAGTEFVHINEEGVQVHMSLSDPREDLVTPEPLASEEETPKETAGEPEPGDPPSLCIADPSELGGIVIKQEVVSGESEVEESGEMGELCPVKDQGVSGGQDLFHCPDCGQTFRLHSQLASHRRRGHRARERPYYCAVCAKCFYQAGDLRKHQRIHTGKKPHCCPQCGMRFTQSGVLKRHQRTHTGEKPHACPVCGKSFSMKHNLQTHGRIHTGERRYGCEQCGRSFTQLPHLRRHEQVHSGVKPFECAICSKRFTRASNLRSHQKLHTGDRPHACPDCGKTFPDASRLRSHRLVHAVEKPYACQECGRGFCSPSQLRKHGRTHSGEKPYRCPACGRAFARADGLEKHSRTHTGEKPYECADCGKKFCDSTQLKMHGRTHSGEKPYPCPACGKAFAGSGQLRRHSLTHAGGRGEEEKPFRCPDCGRGYSTATRLETHRQVHSSSSSTAPGDKPYPCSDCGKRFLTSYLLKRHGPVHTGEKPYDCPDCGKSFSWAASLERHRRTHAAPKPHPCPECQESFCDSARLRKHQQTAHSGDRPFGRPDCGESFSNGSGLKKHRRIHVEEGGAGESARVPETR, from the exons ATGTCTCTGTCGGAAGCAGAGGAAGGGCTGGTGATGGACACTGTTCctagtgaggaggaggaggaggatgaggacgAGGACGCCGGGACGGAGTTTGTCCACATCAATGAAGAG GGGGTGCAAGTCCACATGTCTCTGTCGGACCCCAGAGAGGATCTGGTGACCCCAGAACCCCTTGCCAGCGAAGAGGAGACCCCGAAAGAGACAGCCGGCGAACCTGAACCCGGGGATCCCCCCTCCCTGTGCATAGCGGACCCCTCGGAGCTGGGCGGCATCGTGATCAAACAGGAGGTTGTTTCTGGGGAGAGCGAAGTGGAGGAGAGCGGGGAGATGGGAGAGCTGTGCCCGGTCAAGGACCAGGGTGTCAGCGGCGGGCAGGACCTCTTCCACTGCCCGGATTGCGGGCAGACTTTCAGGCTCCACTCCCAGCTGGCTTCCCACCGGCGGCGAGGCCACCGCGCCCGGGAGAGACCGTACTACTGCGCGGTCTGCGCCAAGTGCTTCTACCAGGCGGGGGACCTGCGCAagcaccagcgcattcacacaggcaAGAAGCCCCACTGCTGCCCCCAGTGCGGCATGCGCTTCACCCAGTCGGGGGTCCTGAAACGGCACCAGCGCACGCACACGGGGGAGAAGCCGCACGCCTGCCCCGTGTGCGGGAAGAGCTTCAGCATGAAGCACAACCTGCAGACTCACGGGCGCATCCACACAGGCGAGCGGCGCTACGGCTGCGAGCAGTGCGGGAGGAGCTTTACCCAGCTGCCCCACCTCCGGAGGCACGAGCAGGTCCACTCCGGGGTCAAGCCCTTTGAGTGCGCCATCTGCAGCAAGCGCTTCACCAGGGCCTCCAATCTGAGATCGCACCAGAAGCT CCACACGGGCGACCGGCCCCATGCCTGCCCCGACTGCGGCAAGACCTTCCCCGACGCCAGCCGGCTCAGATCCCACAGGCTGGTCCACGCGGTGGAGAAGCCGTACGCCTGCCAGGAATGCGGAAGGGGCTTCTGCAGCCCCTCCCAGCTCCGCAAGCATGGACGCACGCACTCCGGGGAGAAGCCATACCGCTGCCCGGCCTGCGGGAGAGCCTTCGCCAGGGCTGACGGGCTGGAGAAGCACTCCAGGACCCACACGGGGGAAAAACCGTACGAGTGCGCCGACTGCGGCAAGAAGTTCTGCGACTCCACGCAGCTGAAGATGCACGGACGCACGCACTCCGGGGAGAAGCCGTACCCCTGCCCGGCCTGCGGGAAAGCCTTCGCAGGCTCCGGCCAGCTGCGCCGGCACAGCCTGACCCACGCTGGTGGGCGGGGAGAGGAGGAGAAGCCCTTCCGCTGTCCGGATTGCGGCCGGGGATACTCCACTGCCACCAGGCTGGAGACGCACAGGCAGgtccactcctcctcctcctccactgccCCAGGAGACAAGCCTTACCCCTGCAGCGACTGCGGGAAACGCTTCCTCACCTCCTACCTCTTAAAGAGGCACGGCCCTGTGCACACGGGAGAGAAGCCCTACGACTGCCCAGACTGCGGGAAGAGCTTCAGCTGGGCTGCCAGTCTGGAGAGGCACCGGCGGACACACGCCGCCCCGAAGCCGCACCCCTGCCCGGAGTGCCAGGAGAGCTTTTGCGACTCCGCCCGGCTCAGAAAGCACCAGCAGACGGCACACTCCGGGGACCGGCCGTTCGGTCGCCCCGACTGCGGGGAGAGTTTTTCCAACGGCAGCGGTTTGAAGAAGCACCGGAGGATTCACGTGGAGGAAGGGGGGGCGGGGGAGAGCGCACGGGTGCCTGAAACGAGGTGA
- the LOC121299000 gene encoding trypsin-3-like: protein MRGGDIKAISAHRRHRIMKLILLALLFGCAAAVPSEDDERIVNGYECRPHSQPWQVYLTYSGGNRWCGGSLISEWWVVSAAHCYKPASSLEVHLGEHDTTREEGTEQRFWVSKAIAHPQYDSRNLNNDIMLIKLAQPARFTAYVQPIALPSRCATAGTPCLVSGWGNLRTDGVSYPRALQCLDQPIISDQACRNAYPHLYTDNMVCSGFMEGGKSSCQGDSGGPLVCNGQLQGIVSWGYQCAQVGHPSVYVRVCKYNAWISQVMSSN from the exons ATGCGCGGAGGGGATATAAAAGCGATCTCGGCGCACAGAAGGCACAGAATCATGAAGCTTATTCTCCTGGCATTGCTGTTCGGCTGCGCGG CCGCTGTCCCCTCGGAGGATGACGAGAGGATCGTCAACGGCTACGAGTGCAGACCCCACTCCCAGCCCTGGCAGGTGTACCTGACCTACAGCGGAGGAAACCGCTGGTGCGGGGGCTCCCTCATCAGCGAGTGGTGGGTGGTCTCGGCCGCGCACTGCTACAAACC AGCCAGCTCTCTAGAGGTTCACCTCGGGGAGCACGACACGACGCGGGAGGAGGGGACGGAGCAGCGTTTCTGGGTGTCGAAGGCGATCGCTCACCCCCAGTACGACTCCCGCAACTTGAACAACGACATCATGCTGATCAAGCTGGCTCAGCCCGCCCGCTTCACCGCCTACGTGCAGCCCATTGCCCTGCCCTCCCGCTGCGCCACCGCCGGGACTCCCTGCCTGGTGTCGGGCTGGGGGAACCTGCGCACCGACGGGG TGAGTTACCCCCGAGCCCTGCAGTGTTTGGACCAGCCCATTATCTCTGATCAGGCGTGCCGCAACGCCTACCCCCACCTCTACACCGACAACATGGTCTGCTCCGGATTCATGGAGGGGGGCAAGAGCAGCTGCCAG GGAGACTCTGGGGGTCCGCTGGTGTGTAACGGACAGCTGCAGGGGATCGTGTCCTGGGGATACCAGTGCGCCCAGGTAGGGCACCCCAGCGTGTACGTGAGGGTCTGCAAATACAACGCCTGGATCAGCCAGGTCATGTCCTCCAACTAG